A portion of the Fulvia fulva chromosome 1, complete sequence genome contains these proteins:
- a CDS encoding AFG1-like ATPase, with the protein MTSSALQAAYKSLIQRGRLVTDPHQAALVTRLSKLQNDLLSTNNATYIPGQPAGTPQGLYIYGSVGTGKSRVADLFASTLPAEVTKRRIHFHEFMNDIHHRLHQARSSPAYRGDPLIEIGRNIHAESRVLCFDEFQVTDIADAMILSRLFSSIWQSGGVMVSTSNRHPNNLYENGLNRDLFTPFIKEVQRRCEVWEIGGKDDYRMRSLQDADSDQARLQTFFTDAEAFQGSFQQALGTSKLKRVPLQVYGSRMLEVQAAIEDERTTSAEKSKRFAMISGTFAELCEDSLGSADYHALCSSTDTIFISGLRRYREDEKDFVRRFITMIDLAYEMKTRVFCQSEVPLGEVFTNIVPQYLKKSIQGMRVKGEGGASSSMMSTFIGETEWSATGLVEASLATGGAGETDVGFAIGRAISRLYEMGSNEYGTAD; encoded by the coding sequence ATGACCAGCTCAGCACTTCAGGCTGCATACAAGAGCCTCATACAACGCGGCCGTCTCGTCACAGACCCCCATCAAGCCGCACTGGTTACACGTCTTTCAAAACTCCAGAATGATCTCCTAAGCACAAACAATGCCACGTACATACCAGGCCAGCCCGCAGGGACACCTCAAGGTCTTTACATCTATGGCTCTGTCGGGACTGGCAAGTCCAGAGTCGCGGACTTGTTCGCATCGACCCTGCCTGCTGAAGTCACAAAGCGGCGCATCCATTTCCATGAATTCATGAACGATATCCACCATCGCTTGCACCAAGCACGATCTTCGCCGGCCTATCGCGGAGACCCTCTGATTGAGATAGGACGTAATATCCATGCCGAGTCTCGTGTGTTATGCTTCGATGAGTTCCAGGTCACGGACATTGCAGACGCAATGATCCTCTCCAGGCTGTTCTCCTCCATCTGGCAGTCTGGAGGCGTGATGGTCAGCACCAGTAATCGGCATCCCAATAATCTCTACGAAAATGGCTTGAATCGCGATTTGTTCACACCTTTCATCAAAGAGGTGCAAAGGCGATGTGAGGTCTGGGAGATCGGTGGCAAAGACGACTACCGAATGAGGAGTCTCCAAGATGCAGACAGCGATCAAGCAAGATTACAGACGTTCTTCACCGATGCTGAAGCCTTCCAGGGGTCGTTCCAGCAGGCTTTGGGAACATCGAAGCTGAAACGTGTTCCTCTCCAGGTCTATGGAAGTCGCATGCTGGAAGTGCAAGCAGCCATCGAAGACGAGAGGACCACTTCGGCAGAGAAGAGCAAACGCTTCGCCATGATCAGCGGCACTTTTGCAGAACTTTGCGAGGACTCGTTGGGTTCTGCTGATTACCATGCTCTCTGCTCATCAACAGACACGATCTTCATATCTGGTCTTCGCCGGTACCGTGAGGATGAGAAAGACTTTGTGCGCCGCTTCATCACGATGATCGATCTGGCATATGAAATGAAGACTCGCGTGTTCTGTCAGTCCGAGGTACCGCTTGGCGAGGTCTTCACGAATATAGTGCCCCAATACCTCAAGAAGTCAATTCAAGGAATGCGGGTGAAGGGCGAAGGTGGCGCGAGTAGCTCGATGATGTCCACCTTCATCGGCGAAACGGAATGGTCAGCCACAGGTCTTGTGGAGGCTTCTCTCGCCACGGGCGGTGCTGGTGAAACAGATGTTGGGTTTGCTATCGGTAGAGCTATCTCGAGACTGTACGAGATGGGCTCAAATGAATACGGCACGGCCGACTGA
- a CDS encoding Acyl-CoA dehydrogenase AFT10-1: MNSSSVPPVDARKGLPTRSVKKEVFGNPAPWGEPAWSHGIASPYYNESHKKSRNVLREYVDKNILPYALDWEEKGEAPEAARLQWARSGFAFSDVPLEYRPKDIPFPADVHVKDLDAFHLLVQTDETSRVEGGVTSSLGGGSVIGIPPVIHHGTDEQKRKWLPGLFTWETSFCLGITEPNAGSDVANIITTARKTDDGKFYIVDGTKKWITGAPWASHMTTAVRTGGPGMKGISVLVIPLDSPGITRRRIPNSGQKAGGASLIELDEVKVPAENLLGKENEGMKIIMVNFNRERYIMSVGCNRKARTCLSVAFDYANKRETFGKKLIENQIISAKFSTIARYVESHWAFLEQIAYAVQQSPLAWQDPDVAGRIALAKVQGGRIEEMACREAQQVLGGAGYQRGGPGAVVEQISRDLRMMVVGGGSEEIISDLAVRQETVLAKRRGWKL; this comes from the coding sequence ATGAACTCATCCTCAGTACCACCCGTGGACGCCAGGAAAGGCCTGCCAACACGATCAGTGAAGAAAGAAGTCTTTGGCAACCCAGCTCCATGGGGTGAACCAGCTTGGAGCCACGGCATTGCCTCACCCTACTACAACGAATCACACAAGAAATCTCGCAACGTCCTGCGCGAATATGTAGACAAAAACATCCTACCCTACGCCCTAGATTGGGAGGAGAAAGGCGAAGCACCAGAAGCAGCACGACTCCAGTGGGCGCGATCTGGATTCGCCTTCTCTGATGTGCCGCTCGAGTATCGGCCAAAGGACATCCCGTTCCCGGCTGACGTTCACGTCAAAGACCTTGATGCGTTCCACCTGCTTGTGCAGACTGACGAGACATCCCGCGTCGAAGGTGGCGTTACGTCAAGTCTAGGCGGAGGCTCAGTCATTGGCATCCCGCCAGTGATTCACCACGGAACGGATGAGCAGAAGCGAAAGTGGTTGCCAGGACTCTTTACTTGGGAGACGAGCTTCTGTTTGGGTATTACGGAGCCCAATGCTGGCTCTGATGTGGCCAATATAATCACTACAGCTCGCAAGACAGATGATGGAAAGTTCTACATCGTAGACGGCACCAAGAAATGGATCACCGGAGCTCCATGGGCATCACATATGACCACAGCCGTGAGAACAGGAGGCCCTGGCATGAAGGGCATATCCGTCCTCGTCATACCACTCGACTCCCCAGGCATCACAAGGCGCCGCATCCCGAACAGCGGCCAGAAAGCAGGCGGAGCATCGCTCATCGAACTCGACGAAGTGAAAGTCCCCGCTGAGAATCTCCTCGGCAAGGAGAACGAAGGCATGAAAATCATCATGGTCAACTTCAACCGCGAACGCTACATCATGTCCGTAGGCTGCAACCGCAAAGCACGAACATGTCTATCAGTCGCATTCGACTACGCGAACAAGCGGGAGACGTTCGGCAAGAAGCTGATCGAGAACCAGATCATCTCGGCCAAGTTTTCGACCATTGCTCGCTATGTTGAAAGCCACTGGGCGTTCCTTGAGCAGATTGCATATGCTGTGCAGCAGAGCCCGCTCGCTTGGCAGGACCCTGATGTGGCTGGACGGATAGCTTTGGCGAAGGTGCAGGGTGGGCGGATTGAGGAGATGGCGTGTCGTGAAGCGCAGCAGGTGCTGGGTGGTGCCGGGTATCAACGAGGTGGTCCGGGTGCGGTGGTTGAGCAGATTAGTAGAGATCTGAGGATGATGGTTGTGGGTGGTGGATCGGAGGAGATTATTTCTGATTTGGCAGTGAGGCAGGAGACTGTCCTTGCAAAGAGGCGAGGATGGAAGCTGTAG